One segment of Bdellovibrio sp. ArHS DNA contains the following:
- a CDS encoding SRPBCC family protein has protein sequence MAKASTTEVFNCTPEQFYKIIADYEKYHEFLPEVKQCKVLKSEGHRKLVEYNVQVMKSFKYSLWMTENASQSITWEFASGDIFKTSVGSWKLENEAGKTRATYSVEATFSMFVPGPIANALVSVNLPNMISSYHKRVKQLYGV, from the coding sequence ATGGCAAAAGCATCAACCACCGAAGTTTTTAATTGTACTCCCGAACAGTTTTATAAAATCATCGCCGACTATGAAAAATATCACGAGTTTTTACCAGAGGTAAAACAGTGCAAAGTTTTAAAGTCCGAAGGCCATCGCAAGCTTGTTGAATACAACGTGCAAGTGATGAAGTCTTTTAAGTACAGTCTGTGGATGACGGAAAACGCGTCTCAGAGCATTACGTGGGAATTTGCCTCTGGGGACATTTTTAAGACCTCTGTTGGCTCCTGGAAGTTGGAAAATGAAGCTGGGAAAACCCGTGCGACCTACTCTGTAGAGGCCACCTTCAGTATGTTTGTTCCCGGTCCTATTGCAAACGCCTTGGTCAGTGTGAATCTTCCCAATATGATTAGTAGTTATCACAAGCGGGTAAAACAACTTTATGGCGTCTGA
- a CDS encoding TIGR02147 family protein — MTLVKFPSKSSAMAKHHYRDYLLKELERRQKKNPSYSLRAYARDLEVPCSRLSEILNGKVGLSESRAMNLAVKLNLAPSEKDFFIDLALSEHARSAVLREMALKRVQAREEAFEKIGEDQFAVISDWYHTAIAELMHLDQFTATPENISQRLGLTLDTTEKALERLENVGLVTKSNEGTWMPSSNKYSSSYGASSEAARTFFQQMQTKASEAMTPQSGKRWDMGCTLVPTNRDKTKEIAKKIRNFRLEIMQELQDSDNKDSLFALSTSFFEVTFHHD; from the coding sequence GTGACACTCGTAAAATTCCCGTCTAAATCCTCGGCCATGGCAAAACACCACTATCGCGACTATCTTCTTAAAGAACTTGAACGCCGACAAAAGAAAAATCCGTCCTACTCTCTTCGTGCCTATGCGCGCGACTTAGAGGTCCCCTGTTCTCGTCTCAGTGAAATTCTTAACGGCAAAGTGGGTCTGTCTGAATCCCGCGCCATGAATCTTGCGGTAAAACTGAACCTGGCTCCTTCGGAAAAAGATTTTTTTATTGATCTGGCTTTGTCAGAACACGCCCGTAGCGCCGTGCTTCGCGAGATGGCCTTAAAACGCGTGCAGGCGCGCGAAGAAGCTTTCGAAAAAATTGGTGAAGATCAATTTGCAGTCATCTCTGATTGGTATCACACGGCCATCGCCGAGCTGATGCATCTGGATCAATTCACCGCCACCCCCGAAAACATTTCACAACGCTTGGGCCTGACTTTAGATACGACCGAAAAAGCTTTGGAACGTCTGGAAAATGTCGGTCTGGTTACAAAATCCAATGAAGGCACCTGGATGCCGAGTTCAAACAAGTATTCGTCAAGCTATGGCGCCTCTTCCGAAGCCGCCCGCACCTTCTTTCAGCAGATGCAGACGAAAGCGTCAGAGGCTATGACACCACAAAGTGGTAAACGCTGGGACATGGGTTGCACCTTGGTTCCCACCAACCGTGATAAAACCAAAGAGATTGCAAAAAAAATCCGCAACTTCCGTCTGGAAATCATGCAGGAGTTGCAAGACTCGGATAACAAAGACTCTTTATTTGCGCTTTCCACCAGCTTCTTTGAAGTCACGTTTCATCACGATTAA
- a CDS encoding MarR family transcriptional regulator, whose protein sequence is MKKNEAGSIPTCYGGVHPALKTSFGYSFIKAAMKYRSMLSQELEKHKLVTAHIGILKLLNLFGPASQIGLGQDMGIDKASMVKFIDGLEKMKWVRRLPDKIDRRIKLVEITPKGSDGLKKILELHSRVTEEFLSPLPAKERKALHEVLNKLT, encoded by the coding sequence TTGAAAAAAAATGAAGCCGGCTCAATTCCGACGTGCTATGGCGGCGTTCATCCAGCTTTAAAAACCTCTTTTGGCTATTCTTTTATCAAAGCGGCCATGAAATACCGCTCCATGCTCTCACAGGAACTTGAGAAACATAAACTTGTGACTGCGCATATCGGGATATTAAAACTTTTAAATCTGTTTGGCCCCGCAAGCCAGATCGGATTGGGACAAGATATGGGAATCGACAAAGCGTCGATGGTGAAGTTTATTGATGGCTTAGAGAAAATGAAATGGGTGCGCCGCCTTCCTGACAAGATCGATCGCCGTATCAAATTGGTTGAGATCACACCAAAAGGAAGTGACGGGCTGAAGAAGATTCTTGAATTGCACAGCCGTGTGACGGAAGAATTTCTTTCCCCCCTTCCCGCGAAAGAACGCAAGGCCCTGCATGAGGTTTTGAATAAACTGACTTAA
- a CDS encoding HlyD family secretion protein, whose protein sequence is MDKKKKILSGIGALAAVGCLYFIYEHFMYVTTDNAQVEAHSVMIAAKVGGYVKAVHVSEGVRVKQGDLLVELDERDYQNTLRQIRGELSSVEARKRDLEKNQRRLSELLSKGVVSQQQYDGASTAFAEAKAKFEALSAQVAQAELNFENTKIKAPSDGFIAKKSVEVGQLAAPGVPLIGFVDSGERWVTANFKETEIEGVQPGKRVNIDVDAISGKSFVGVVESISSATGATFTLLPPDNATGNFTKVVQRVPVKIKFENVTAEEVEALKAGLSAFVKVHKH, encoded by the coding sequence ATGGATAAGAAGAAAAAGATTTTGTCAGGAATCGGGGCTCTTGCTGCCGTCGGTTGTCTTTATTTTATTTATGAGCACTTTATGTATGTCACGACGGACAATGCTCAAGTGGAAGCTCACTCGGTGATGATCGCTGCAAAAGTCGGCGGGTACGTCAAGGCCGTGCATGTGTCCGAGGGTGTGCGCGTAAAACAAGGCGATCTTCTGGTTGAACTGGATGAACGCGATTATCAAAACACTCTTCGGCAGATTCGCGGGGAACTTTCTTCCGTCGAGGCGCGCAAGCGGGATCTTGAAAAAAATCAAAGACGACTTTCTGAGCTTCTATCAAAAGGTGTGGTGTCGCAGCAGCAGTATGACGGTGCTTCCACGGCATTTGCGGAAGCCAAAGCGAAATTTGAAGCTCTGTCAGCACAGGTCGCGCAAGCAGAACTTAATTTTGAAAACACCAAAATCAAAGCGCCTTCAGATGGTTTTATTGCAAAAAAATCTGTCGAAGTGGGGCAGTTGGCGGCGCCAGGCGTTCCACTGATCGGATTTGTGGATTCTGGCGAACGCTGGGTGACGGCCAACTTCAAAGAGACCGAAATTGAGGGTGTGCAACCGGGTAAGCGCGTGAATATCGACGTCGACGCCATTTCAGGAAAAAGTTTTGTCGGCGTGGTTGAATCAATCAGTTCAGCGACAGGGGCGACGTTTACTTTGCTACCGCCAGATAATGCGACAGGGAACTTCACGAAGGTTGTTCAGCGTGTTCCCGTAAAAATTAAATTTGAAAATGTCACGGCAGAAGAAGTGGAAGCTTTGAAAGCGGGCTTGTCTGCATTTGTTAAAGTGCATAAGCACTAA
- a CDS encoding thioesterase family protein yields the protein MFIHRHKVQFYETDLMGIVHHSNYLRFYEEARVGWAHAKGLLDYQKPGSASQFAVYETHVRHLKPTFFGDDLEIEVQGRTEGNRIVLQYRLRGRNKEICSLAKTVHVALGPDLKLQRLSAEMKAAAESDAWTETWL from the coding sequence ATGTTTATTCATCGTCACAAAGTGCAGTTTTACGAAACCGACCTCATGGGGATTGTTCACCACAGCAATTACCTTCGTTTTTACGAAGAGGCAAGGGTGGGGTGGGCGCACGCCAAAGGACTCTTGGACTATCAAAAGCCGGGATCGGCAAGTCAGTTTGCTGTTTATGAAACTCATGTGCGGCATCTGAAACCAACTTTTTTTGGCGATGACTTAGAAATCGAAGTGCAGGGGCGAACGGAGGGAAACCGCATCGTTTTGCAGTATCGTTTGCGCGGACGTAATAAAGAAATATGTTCGCTTGCGAAGACCGTGCATGTAGCATTAGGACCTGATTTAAAATTACAAAGATTGTCGGCTGAAATGAAAGCCGCAGCGGAGAGTGACGCATGGACAGAAACCTGGCTTTAG
- a CDS encoding TolC family protein — MNSLKLLLSVLVCFVSFKSFAEGLKLNEAVNTALSQSPKVQKSESQYKESQWKSTESYAGFLPTLSANASYLFDKKYALVDVNMNNTPLTIPQVVPTTNLYLTAQWSIFDGFASTHRYLSAGAFADSAKNDFDWTRFQVEREVIVLFYKALAAKELKTVAEQNVRALNDHLKDVRLFKKVGTSTNYDVLRVEVQMSEAQSELLNATDNVEVTRARLSEALGQDEDVSEVEGALPRLKPELVAKLSAFSPEERKDLQALRQKAEGFRHQEDSAEKYWVPRLALVGQYQYYNNRNDRFDDYENGFRDAWQYGISLTWNIFDGMTSISRSKQSIEQKYQAEKTLRQAELKAKRDFDFWKRKYLYYCAVYEARQNDIAKSEESVRLSREGQKVGARTNTDVLDAEAELYRAKAGSVNAQMGALEALVNLELSTGQKLVDFN; from the coding sequence ATGAATTCACTCAAGTTGCTTCTGTCTGTGCTTGTATGCTTCGTCTCTTTTAAATCCTTCGCGGAAGGTCTTAAGCTGAATGAGGCCGTCAACACCGCCTTATCCCAGTCGCCGAAAGTGCAGAAGTCGGAATCTCAATATAAAGAAAGCCAGTGGAAATCGACAGAGTCCTATGCGGGCTTCTTGCCGACGTTGTCGGCAAACGCCAGCTATCTGTTTGATAAAAAATATGCATTGGTGGACGTCAATATGAACAATACGCCGCTGACGATTCCACAAGTGGTGCCGACAACGAATCTTTATCTGACGGCACAGTGGTCGATCTTTGATGGGTTTGCCAGCACCCATCGTTATCTCAGTGCCGGGGCCTTTGCAGATTCTGCTAAGAACGACTTTGATTGGACGCGTTTTCAGGTGGAACGTGAAGTGATTGTTCTGTTCTATAAGGCCTTAGCCGCCAAAGAACTCAAGACCGTGGCCGAACAAAATGTGCGGGCCTTAAATGATCATCTGAAGGACGTGCGACTTTTCAAAAAGGTCGGGACATCAACAAATTACGATGTCTTGCGCGTCGAAGTGCAAATGAGTGAAGCGCAGTCTGAGCTTTTAAATGCGACAGACAATGTAGAAGTGACACGAGCTCGTCTTAGTGAAGCCCTGGGACAGGACGAGGATGTCTCTGAAGTTGAAGGCGCGTTACCTCGCCTGAAGCCGGAGCTTGTCGCGAAACTAAGTGCGTTCAGTCCTGAAGAGCGCAAAGATTTACAGGCCTTGCGACAAAAGGCTGAAGGTTTTCGTCATCAGGAAGACTCCGCAGAAAAGTACTGGGTTCCTCGTCTGGCTTTGGTGGGGCAGTATCAATACTATAATAATCGCAATGATCGCTTCGATGACTATGAAAATGGCTTTCGCGATGCCTGGCAATACGGGATCAGTCTGACCTGGAATATCTTTGATGGCATGACGTCGATTTCACGTTCTAAACAAAGTATTGAACAAAAATATCAAGCTGAAAAAACTCTTCGTCAAGCCGAGCTCAAAGCCAAACGTGATTTCGATTTTTGGAAAAGAAAATATCTCTATTACTGTGCGGTCTACGAGGCTCGTCAGAACGACATCGCAAAATCAGAAGAAAGTGTTCGTCTGTCTCGCGAGGGTCAGAAAGTCGGTGCGCGCACAAATACGGATGTTCTTGATGCTGAGGCCGAACTTTACCGGGCCAAAGCCGGTTCTGTGAATGCGCAAATGGGTGCGCTCGAAGCCCTGGTGAATCTAGAGCTTAGCACCGGTCAAAAATTGGTTGATTTTAATTGA
- a CDS encoding DHA2 family efflux MFS transporter permease subunit: MKKESVLIIVVAVMASLLEIVDASIVNVALPSMMGNLGATLEDISMVITGYAIANAIVLPVSAWLGERIGRRTYYLGCILLFTGTSVACGLAPNLETLTVFRILQGLAGGALLPTSQTLIYEQFPKEKAGIAGAIFGMSVMIGPTLGPTLGGYLTDNFGWRSIFNVNLPLGLLAFFVGAAVIFNRPKEESTHQEKHELDIWGLTFLVLGIGCLQFVLERGEAEDWFASRMILVNTIIATVSLPLFVWWELRVKNPIINVRLFLKPLVSNGVALMAMVGFFLYGVVFILPIFVGRTLHLDATQTGMLFIPGSLLTAAVMPFVGRQMFKGTNPKVLIFVGLVSLEVCLFLMTRLSPLSSERDVLNMMFVRGFGMAFLFVPINSSILSQFKGVEMGQVSGLLNLARQIGGSVGIALIGTLLTKNSHQNYLDLSAKVSLLNPQTQNAYYSSSTGLAGKMSEGLGMATGSEAALRSLYGRIQNQVFMLSFTQLMFLMMLIFSLSFVPLYFLRFKEKTNKVVDAH; encoded by the coding sequence ATGAAAAAAGAATCCGTACTGATTATTGTCGTGGCGGTGATGGCTTCTCTTTTGGAAATCGTCGATGCTTCGATTGTCAACGTGGCGCTACCCTCTATGATGGGGAATCTGGGTGCGACTTTAGAAGATATCAGTATGGTGATCACCGGATACGCTATTGCCAACGCGATTGTTTTGCCGGTCTCTGCTTGGTTGGGAGAGCGCATTGGGCGCAGAACCTATTACCTTGGATGTATTTTGCTCTTTACCGGGACTTCGGTGGCGTGCGGTCTGGCGCCTAATCTTGAAACGCTGACGGTCTTTCGTATTTTACAAGGACTGGCTGGCGGGGCCCTTCTGCCCACGTCACAAACTTTGATCTATGAGCAGTTCCCTAAAGAAAAAGCGGGGATCGCCGGTGCGATCTTCGGGATGAGCGTGATGATTGGGCCCACCTTGGGGCCGACTTTAGGCGGATATCTTACCGATAACTTTGGTTGGCGATCGATCTTTAATGTTAACTTGCCCTTGGGGTTGTTAGCCTTTTTCGTTGGCGCGGCGGTGATTTTCAATCGTCCTAAAGAAGAATCCACCCATCAGGAAAAACATGAGCTGGATATCTGGGGTCTGACTTTTCTGGTTTTGGGAATCGGCTGTTTGCAGTTCGTTCTTGAAAGAGGAGAAGCAGAAGACTGGTTTGCTTCACGGATGATTTTAGTGAACACCATCATCGCCACAGTCAGCCTGCCTCTTTTTGTGTGGTGGGAGTTACGAGTTAAAAATCCTATCATCAATGTGCGCCTTTTCTTAAAGCCGCTTGTCAGTAACGGCGTAGCACTCATGGCGATGGTCGGTTTTTTTCTTTACGGCGTGGTCTTCATTCTGCCGATTTTCGTGGGACGCACTTTGCATTTGGATGCCACTCAGACGGGGATGCTTTTTATTCCCGGCTCTCTTCTGACGGCGGCAGTCATGCCCTTCGTGGGACGGCAAATGTTCAAGGGAACGAATCCGAAGGTTTTGATCTTTGTCGGTTTGGTGTCGCTGGAAGTCTGTCTATTTTTGATGACGCGATTGTCACCTCTTTCCTCAGAACGTGATGTGCTGAACATGATGTTTGTGCGCGGATTTGGGATGGCGTTTTTATTTGTGCCGATCAACTCTTCCATTTTAAGTCAGTTCAAGGGTGTCGAGATGGGGCAGGTTTCAGGACTTTTGAACTTGGCTCGGCAAATTGGTGGCAGTGTCGGGATTGCGTTGATTGGAACTCTGTTAACAAAAAACAGTCATCAGAATTACCTGGATCTTTCTGCTAAAGTATCGCTATTAAATCCCCAGACTCAAAATGCCTACTATTCATCGTCCACGGGGCTTGCGGGAAAAATGAGCGAAGGTTTGGGTATGGCAACGGGCTCTGAAGCGGCGTTAAGAAGCTTGTACGGTCGGATTCAAAACCAAGTTTTTATGTTGAGTTTTACGCAACTGATGTTTTTGATGATGTTGATTTTTTCTTTATCATTCGTCCCTCTTTATTTCTTAAGATTTAAAGAGAAGACGAATAAAGTCGTGGATGCGCATTAA
- the glpX gene encoding class II fructose-bisphosphatase — MDRNLALEFVRVTEAAALASATWVGRGEEKTADKAAVDAMRRAFDHIRMNGTVVIGEGERDEAPMLYIGEKVGHKTEESPALDIALDPLEGTTICATGGPGSISVIAVAEQGKFLHAPDTYMDKIACGPAAKGHIDIDKSATENVQAVAKASGKSVSEMTVVILDRPRHEKLIAEVRATGARINLIGDGDVSAAVSTGWNDTGIDLLLGIGGAPEGVISAAAMQCLGGDFQGRLKFRNEEEKERATRMGIKNLDKKFTIDELASGPVMFIATGVTDGSLLKGVRFMPGGLAKTHSIVMRSATGTIRNVEAHHVLNKKPQ, encoded by the coding sequence ATGGACAGAAACCTGGCTTTAGAATTCGTACGTGTAACAGAAGCAGCCGCTCTGGCATCTGCAACCTGGGTGGGTCGCGGAGAAGAAAAAACGGCCGACAAAGCCGCTGTCGATGCGATGAGACGCGCGTTTGATCATATCCGCATGAACGGAACTGTCGTGATCGGTGAAGGGGAACGTGATGAAGCGCCAATGTTGTATATTGGCGAAAAAGTCGGTCATAAAACCGAGGAATCTCCCGCTTTGGATATTGCTTTGGATCCTTTAGAGGGAACCACAATTTGCGCAACCGGGGGACCAGGATCTATTTCGGTCATTGCCGTGGCAGAGCAAGGGAAGTTTTTGCACGCGCCCGACACCTACATGGATAAGATCGCCTGTGGTCCTGCGGCGAAAGGTCATATCGACATCGATAAATCCGCAACTGAAAATGTGCAAGCCGTGGCAAAAGCTTCGGGAAAATCCGTAAGTGAAATGACTGTGGTGATTTTAGATCGTCCACGTCACGAAAAATTGATTGCGGAAGTTCGCGCCACGGGCGCACGCATCAATCTTATTGGTGATGGTGATGTTTCTGCGGCGGTTTCAACCGGTTGGAATGATACCGGGATTGATTTGCTTTTAGGAATTGGCGGAGCTCCGGAAGGTGTCATTTCCGCGGCGGCCATGCAGTGTTTAGGTGGAGATTTCCAAGGGCGTTTGAAATTCAGAAATGAAGAAGAAAAAGAACGCGCCACGCGTATGGGCATCAAGAACCTGGATAAGAAATTCACGATTGATGAGTTGGCTTCAGGACCCGTGATGTTTATCGCGACAGGTGTGACGGATGGATCTCTTCTAAAAGGGGTGCGTTTTATGCCTGGAGGACTGGCGAAAACTCATTCCATCGTGATGCGTTCGGCGACGGGCACCATCCGCAACGTGGAAGCACATCACGTTTTGAACAAGAAGCCGCAATAA
- the pgsA gene encoding CDP-diacylglycerol--glycerol-3-phosphate 3-phosphatidyltransferase produces the protein MQITLSRIFAVPVIVAMMWPNTLPWNIAAAVFFILASITDYYDGYYARKYNAVSNFGKFMDPIADKILVTSVLAMLLAQGKIDAWMVIIILARDNFIGGIRSVAAADQIIIAAKPAGKWKTAMQMVAIPIVIIGNLEPYLPYLDKIGYGVLWISVILSITSGIEYYLGYLKSRKA, from the coding sequence ATGCAAATCACTCTGAGTCGTATCTTTGCGGTGCCTGTAATTGTGGCAATGATGTGGCCGAACACACTGCCCTGGAACATCGCTGCTGCGGTGTTTTTCATTCTGGCTTCGATCACGGACTACTATGACGGTTATTACGCCCGTAAATACAATGCCGTGAGCAATTTCGGGAAATTCATGGACCCGATCGCCGACAAAATTCTTGTCACCAGTGTCTTAGCGATGCTTTTGGCGCAGGGAAAGATCGATGCCTGGATGGTGATTATTATTCTGGCCCGCGACAATTTTATTGGCGGCATTCGCTCCGTTGCTGCGGCAGATCAAATCATTATTGCCGCCAAACCGGCCGGAAAGTGGAAAACGGCCATGCAGATGGTGGCCATCCCCATTGTAATTATTGGAAATTTAGAGCCCTATCTGCCTTATTTGGACAAAATTGGTTACGGCGTCTTGTGGATCAGCGTCATTTTGAGTATAACCAGCGGTATTGAATACTATTTAGGATATCTAAAAAGCCGCAAGGCGTAG